One window of the Runella slithyformis DSM 19594 genome contains the following:
- a CDS encoding sacsin N-terminal ATP-binding-like domain-containing protein, which produces MSIWFDKSANEILTYLQKEYDSTDMIFIGQYYNYQGTFRFVNVKTTDYFSLNFLGNDELNTKLKGKKLWVHIHNELSELRPGVFYQFKAKLSSKAIRERHENPFALQMDETYRPIEYNPDPKEFINRRFSIAENTHFANNQQLAKALNSIQREINKSPETFIFELLQNASDYPDRARENKVYVSFKISDNYLLFCHSGAVFKVNNVHSICSVNESDKSDSIDKIGFKGIGFKSVFKDCNFAYIKSGGYSFRFDSSKFVTEKPYQIIPIWSEPSEMDSEIVETTIFKNSTVSIALKPRRREKLEEYHVILNRLFTDDRILLFLPNIENAKIITPTGFKESKKNLLDYWMGKEQVVIPDNVREWINKEIDDNESVVPEKYYDIQSSIIQFATSRSSDHILKTTNAVLYNYLPTKVNLGFDFLINGDFIPDGTREFFHNIKWNDFLIEQSGFLFLKWVRSIGLKKDERNAGNFKFNRNYLSIIPDFTIIENQIIDERNKHLLLSFKKGFETGLLGTVEVAPIAFIPAQSGQLEPLNNILIDKTGIAVLLPDDFKGLTGLSQKLISSDSGEGLSKVEGLIKAYSTVGKLYLVDDLKADLKKEAFQIWLKNPVNNYKLIKHFYTSTDPSLKLLLTTESIALSAKNTLCLASDLFNEEPEEVSFIGVDKINPALKSLLDNEQIQLNLKPFSAIDFYKTNLKGLIALLNNEKNIINTWNFIYDNWSLFKADDEIKKSLPQLSIVCKQVEEGILNIKAISSVYLPKELAKDDEVETIISNLKLKGKYFILPNFDFAKRPNDKQLWNEIFRTAKAKIGLRDVISELISQLKELEDSLHFKAGIEICKYWQLNREKPDSQITLAQITLIQQSIKLKTSSGFHVAKECIIPEYYTADKRINQILTSIELPNQISSEYQPKQTYVSDWKAFFVLLGCKDLNSEQKIFNEKIDTLTTSQDNLRGIHFAILKDLDQYYQANKKEAVPVTFDFINKLGKLKLQTSSDNTWHLPSDIHLPDEFQPELNIEIDAELQSQFKFLSKGYFENTISVEFLKMLGVHSDYNFKLISPNLYQFYPSQVLTNSKYLPNIWNYIIASDNNIKLFAASNALNIVKSNSTIEVAGVIFKKPTELFSNGLGQYIDDKSLIPLIDFSKFTYNNSTLEVLIGINQELSIGQCLALLRRATPPTQQQVNSLNIVNIMKRYKYSPENLNGLKLPNGSYEWFPIGELYTSTDTEIIGKQPNRLLHAEFVSLSSQLGVRSISANDSEFHFEKDINSTDDLEIKTLFKNRAEYLAFNIKNGTTEYLTLSKQILTLVNNLSFVKCDDISNTISHGGLVWKWELNIKAVSNTIYYIEDIGAKRSAIRKYLYELVSKFGAIKEKVFNRYIFDDSEKSIIEELEKNFDSLPDDWKSSWIKEVEEFIQIELENTEWNEYIPELKNILELSKSHPKEKQKLYNLIAKLKLAKDTSIHFDKAEKDFNHLSNGDEKYFVHSARGSFAYIHPNEILRMRDEGYKMALDFGSKNRIKIYNTAEDILSLNTSHLLAYQYEKTFDELFTFCNANRDANKHLLIIDRENSRDKSKDIFKLLNPEDDYQ; this is translated from the coding sequence ATGTCTATTTGGTTTGATAAATCGGCTAATGAGATCTTAACGTACTTGCAAAAAGAGTATGATAGTACTGATATGATTTTTATTGGTCAGTATTATAATTATCAAGGAACATTTCGGTTTGTAAATGTTAAAACTACCGATTACTTCTCCCTTAACTTTTTAGGCAATGATGAATTAAACACAAAATTAAAGGGTAAGAAGCTTTGGGTTCATATTCATAATGAGCTTTCAGAACTTAGACCAGGTGTATTCTATCAATTTAAAGCGAAGTTATCGTCTAAGGCTATAAGAGAGAGGCATGAAAATCCATTTGCTCTTCAGATGGATGAAACATATAGACCAATAGAATACAATCCCGATCCTAAGGAGTTTATTAATAGACGATTTTCAATCGCTGAGAACACCCATTTTGCAAACAATCAACAATTAGCGAAAGCATTAAATTCGATTCAACGAGAAATTAATAAATCACCCGAAACATTCATTTTTGAATTGTTGCAAAATGCAAGTGATTACCCTGACAGAGCAAGGGAAAACAAAGTCTACGTTTCCTTTAAAATTTCTGATAATTATTTACTTTTTTGTCATTCGGGTGCTGTCTTTAAAGTGAATAATGTTCATTCGATATGCTCAGTAAATGAAAGTGACAAATCCGATTCAATTGACAAGATTGGCTTTAAGGGAATAGGGTTTAAGTCAGTATTTAAAGATTGTAATTTCGCTTATATCAAAAGTGGTGGTTACTCTTTCAGATTTGATAGCAGCAAATTCGTAACTGAGAAGCCTTATCAAATAATCCCCATATGGTCCGAGCCATCGGAAATGGATTCAGAAATAGTAGAGACTACAATTTTCAAAAATTCAACCGTCTCAATTGCACTAAAGCCCAGAAGGCGGGAAAAACTCGAAGAATATCATGTTATATTAAATCGTCTTTTTACGGATGATAGAATACTGCTTTTTTTACCCAATATTGAAAATGCTAAGATTATTACCCCAACTGGGTTTAAGGAATCAAAAAAGAACTTACTTGACTATTGGATGGGAAAAGAACAGGTAGTCATTCCAGACAATGTCAGAGAATGGATTAACAAAGAAATAGACGACAATGAATCAGTAGTTCCAGAAAAGTATTATGATATTCAGAGTTCGATAATTCAATTTGCAACCAGTCGTTCATCAGATCATATTTTAAAAACTACTAATGCAGTTTTGTATAACTACTTGCCTACAAAAGTAAACTTGGGCTTTGATTTCCTGATCAATGGTGATTTTATTCCAGATGGCACAAGAGAGTTTTTTCACAACATTAAGTGGAATGATTTCTTGATTGAGCAATCAGGATTTTTGTTTCTCAAATGGGTAAGGTCAATAGGCTTGAAAAAGGATGAGCGAAATGCAGGTAATTTCAAGTTTAACAGAAATTACTTATCAATCATACCGGATTTTACAATAATAGAAAACCAGATAATTGATGAAAGAAACAAGCATCTGTTATTATCTTTTAAGAAGGGTTTTGAAACTGGCTTATTGGGCACCGTTGAAGTGGCTCCAATTGCATTCATTCCAGCTCAATCAGGCCAGTTGGAACCACTTAATAATATTTTGATTGACAAAACTGGAATTGCAGTATTACTGCCAGATGATTTTAAAGGTTTGACTGGGTTATCACAAAAACTTATCAGCTCAGATTCAGGAGAAGGTTTGTCTAAAGTGGAAGGCTTGATTAAGGCATACTCAACTGTGGGCAAACTTTATTTGGTTGACGATTTAAAAGCGGATTTAAAGAAAGAGGCTTTTCAAATATGGCTAAAAAATCCAGTAAACAATTATAAATTAATAAAACACTTTTATACCTCTACTGACCCTTCTTTAAAACTTCTGTTGACAACAGAAAGTATTGCCTTGTCTGCTAAAAATACTCTTTGCCTTGCATCCGATCTATTTAATGAAGAGCCTGAAGAGGTATCCTTCATTGGCGTTGATAAAATAAATCCTGCTTTAAAAAGTTTGCTTGATAATGAACAAATACAGCTTAATCTTAAACCTTTCAGTGCAATTGATTTTTACAAGACAAATCTAAAGGGGTTAATAGCTTTATTGAATAATGAGAAAAATATTATCAATACTTGGAACTTCATTTATGATAACTGGTCGCTTTTCAAAGCAGATGATGAGATTAAAAAATCATTACCCCAGTTATCAATAGTTTGTAAACAGGTCGAGGAAGGTATTCTTAATATTAAAGCAATATCATCAGTCTACCTTCCAAAGGAATTGGCCAAAGATGATGAGGTAGAGACCATTATTTCAAATTTGAAATTGAAGGGAAAATACTTCATTCTCCCCAACTTTGATTTTGCCAAAAGACCTAATGATAAACAACTTTGGAACGAAATATTTAGAACGGCAAAAGCAAAAATTGGTTTAAGAGATGTTATTAGTGAACTAATATCACAGTTGAAAGAGCTTGAGGATTCCTTACATTTTAAAGCAGGCATTGAAATATGTAAATATTGGCAATTAAATAGAGAGAAGCCCGATTCTCAAATAACTCTTGCCCAAATAACATTAATCCAACAATCAATAAAACTTAAAACAAGTTCGGGCTTTCATGTTGCGAAAGAATGTATTATTCCTGAATACTATACAGCAGACAAGCGAATTAATCAAATACTCACCTCAATTGAATTACCCAACCAAATTAGTTCGGAATATCAGCCGAAACAAACCTATGTATCAGATTGGAAAGCATTTTTTGTATTGCTGGGATGTAAAGATCTAAATAGTGAACAGAAGATATTTAATGAAAAAATAGATACTTTAACTACGAGCCAGGATAACCTTAGAGGAATACATTTTGCAATTTTAAAAGATCTTGATCAATACTACCAGGCTAATAAAAAGGAGGCTGTCCCTGTAACTTTTGATTTTATTAATAAGCTTGGAAAACTGAAATTACAAACTTCATCAGATAACACTTGGCATTTACCTTCTGACATTCATTTACCAGATGAGTTTCAACCGGAATTAAATATAGAAATAGATGCAGAATTACAGTCACAGTTTAAGTTCTTGTCAAAAGGTTATTTTGAAAATACTATTAGCGTTGAGTTTTTAAAAATGTTGGGCGTACATAGCGATTATAACTTCAAATTGATTAGCCCAAATCTCTACCAATTCTATCCATCGCAAGTTCTTACAAATTCAAAATATCTTCCCAACATTTGGAATTACATTATAGCCTCAGATAATAATATAAAATTATTTGCGGCAAGTAATGCATTGAATATTGTTAAAAGCAATAGTACAATAGAAGTGGCAGGTGTTATTTTCAAGAAGCCCACAGAGCTATTTTCAAATGGCTTAGGGCAATATATTGATGATAAAAGTCTTATCCCTTTGATCGACTTCTCCAAGTTTACTTACAATAATTCAACATTAGAGGTGCTAATTGGAATTAACCAAGAATTGAGTATAGGGCAGTGTCTGGCATTGCTTAGAAGAGCAACTCCACCAACACAACAACAGGTCAACAGTTTGAATATCGTTAATATTATGAAACGATATAAATACTCCCCCGAAAACCTGAATGGCTTAAAGTTACCTAATGGGAGCTATGAATGGTTTCCAATTGGGGAACTCTATACATCAACAGATACAGAAATAATTGGCAAACAACCAAATCGCTTGCTTCATGCTGAATTTGTATCATTATCATCGCAATTAGGGGTAAGAAGCATATCTGCAAATGATAGTGAATTTCATTTTGAGAAGGATATTAATTCTACAGATGATTTAGAAATCAAAACTCTTTTTAAAAATCGAGCTGAATACTTGGCTTTTAATATTAAGAATGGCACTACGGAGTACCTAACTCTTTCAAAACAAATTTTAACTTTAGTAAACAACTTATCATTTGTTAAGTGTGATGACATATCAAATACTATAAGTCATGGAGGGTTGGTTTGGAAATGGGAGTTAAATATAAAAGCAGTTAGCAATACAATTTATTACATTGAAGATATTGGTGCAAAAAGGAGTGCAATAAGAAAATATCTGTATGAACTTGTATCTAAGTTTGGTGCAATAAAGGAAAAGGTTTTTAATAGATATATTTTTGACGATTCAGAGAAAAGTATAATTGAAGAACTGGAAAAAAACTTTGACAGTTTGCCTGATGATTGGAAAAGTTCCTGGATAAAAGAAGTGGAGGAATTTATCCAAATAGAACTGGAAAATACCGAATGGAATGAGTATATCCCTGAATTGAAAAATATTCTTGAGCTTTCAAAAAGCCACCCGAAAGAAAAACAGAAATTATACAATCTTATCGCTAAACTGAAATTAGCTAAAGACACATCGATTCATTTTGATAAAGCAGAAAAGGATTTCAACCATTTATCAAATGGCGATGAAAAATATTTTGTCCATAGTGCAAGAGGTTCATTTGCTTATATTCATCCAAATGAAATATTGCGTATGAGGGATGAGGGATACAAAATGGCATTAGATTTTGGCTCTAAGAATCGGATAAAAATATATAATACAGCTGAGGATATATTGAGCCTTAATACAAGTCATTTACTCGCTTATCAATATGAAAAAACATTCGATGAACTATTTACATTCTGTAATGCCAATCGTGATGCAAACAAGCATTTGCTGATTATCGATAGAGAAAATTCAAGAGATAAGTCAAAAGATATTTTCAAACTACTAAACCCTGAAGATGACTATCAATAA
- a CDS encoding DUF499 domain-containing protein, with protein MNSTQLQRENLTKALVVFIEAFRPYIVSVLLNEYGETWPAEYANTVLLPDQRAKWNEGLRSGSTAMGLLDYPHFKHFAIKYKNLIRQDFEKKTGDLPNWLGEIYETRNRIAHYNEQIETDEATKTWIHMRTIARILKMTELEEELKKLEESSGSESKHEPKVTEALPSGSQAWFRVVQPHFDIRLGRLDESVFAANLAEVALGNGREVYKDASTFFSKTYFTAGLKNIAKTVLKGLNGKEDAENRVISLQTGFGGGKTHTLISLFHLCKGGKSVIESPNTEELLRYTGIPEFDSANIAVFTNTTNDAANGRKTADGVHIQTIWGELAYQLGGKEAYEIVRKNDEQLIAPAGLFKSVLGKCMPALILVDELADYCVKASARKAGSSSLADQTISFMQELTEAVAGTNHCVAVITLPASPQEVGNTPEAQAILNSLQKRVSRVGADTQPVADDEIFEVIRRRLFENIGDPRTIEAVVSNYLGLYQQYWTELPSHAAKSEYKQRMLKAYPFHPELIDIFRVRWASHHDFQRTRGVLRLLASIVSDLWQRQHSLAGANRLIHSGVVNFATLDSMSGQLKKLYGNGYDAVITADVAGAASNAFKIDSTKREYGQWDLTQSISSVILMSSFGSDGANKGVSVAELKLHLLNPDGFNHNNINGALNELEGVAHYLYYAQTGGAGKRYWFHTKPNINILINQAKGDIKDHDVTAEILKRIDDKRKNVQFFNVLVNPPEDIPEQTRPTLIILGPHHVANPTQVNGQTKPLIERIATKKGNSERIYRNTMLFLLCSEAGIGKLHSCVREYLACQKINQEYQNQLERDQKDDLRRRMEEASKQTETALVVAYSIVVKYAVKSGIDKIVIKQFKESLDSQINQTIIAELKEQEWLLESVGLGTLRTNQLLPTPDHAVKVKDIYEAFIRFDDKPMVTGKDAVSRSIQKYCTNGEYCIATGDGSSFTRYFFQESIPFFDVDDVTYWLVDKSLKPQPQAPVPVSIPDSGNVTTPISIVNEPFVSPQAVGDPDIVKQLKSIIISGKVPLERYTELFNYFITPFAMNGNRIEIEVKFKIKSSESNPIDESKPQYKSAKEAAKQLGLNFEEE; from the coding sequence ATGAATAGTACACAACTCCAACGAGAAAACTTAACCAAAGCCTTAGTGGTCTTTATTGAGGCTTTCCGTCCCTATATTGTATCAGTACTCCTCAATGAATACGGCGAAACCTGGCCCGCCGAATACGCCAATACGGTATTGCTTCCTGATCAACGAGCCAAATGGAACGAAGGCCTGCGCAGCGGAAGCACGGCCATGGGCTTATTGGATTATCCTCATTTCAAGCATTTTGCCATTAAATACAAAAATTTAATCCGTCAGGATTTCGAGAAAAAAACGGGTGATTTACCCAACTGGCTGGGGGAAATCTATGAAACCCGCAATCGAATCGCCCATTACAATGAGCAAATCGAAACTGATGAAGCCACTAAAACGTGGATTCACATGCGAACCATCGCCCGAATCCTGAAAATGACCGAACTGGAAGAGGAGCTAAAAAAGCTGGAAGAAAGTTCAGGTTCAGAATCCAAACATGAACCAAAAGTGACTGAAGCCCTTCCCTCCGGCTCCCAAGCATGGTTCAGGGTAGTACAGCCGCACTTTGACATCCGTTTGGGTCGTTTGGACGAGTCAGTTTTCGCGGCTAATTTAGCTGAAGTAGCACTCGGTAATGGCCGTGAGGTATATAAAGATGCGTCCACTTTCTTCTCAAAAACCTACTTTACAGCGGGCCTCAAGAACATAGCAAAAACCGTACTGAAAGGGCTAAATGGCAAAGAAGACGCCGAAAATAGAGTAATATCACTCCAAACCGGATTTGGTGGCGGTAAAACCCACACGCTCATTTCGTTATTTCATTTGTGCAAAGGTGGCAAATCAGTCATTGAATCTCCCAATACTGAAGAACTTCTTCGCTATACCGGGATACCTGAATTTGACTCGGCCAATATTGCGGTTTTTACCAACACTACCAACGACGCCGCCAACGGTCGGAAAACGGCCGATGGAGTTCATATTCAAACCATTTGGGGTGAATTAGCCTATCAATTAGGCGGAAAAGAAGCCTACGAGATTGTCCGAAAAAATGACGAACAACTCATTGCGCCCGCCGGACTTTTTAAATCAGTCTTGGGTAAATGTATGCCGGCGCTGATTTTAGTGGATGAGTTAGCCGATTATTGCGTGAAAGCCTCCGCCCGCAAAGCAGGCAGCAGCAGTCTGGCCGATCAAACCATCAGCTTTATGCAGGAGCTTACGGAAGCCGTGGCCGGTACCAATCACTGTGTAGCGGTCATTACGCTGCCGGCAAGTCCGCAGGAAGTAGGCAATACCCCCGAAGCTCAAGCGATATTGAACAGTTTACAAAAACGGGTAAGTCGGGTAGGTGCCGATACGCAGCCCGTAGCAGATGATGAGATTTTTGAAGTAATCCGACGCCGATTATTTGAAAATATAGGAGATCCCCGCACCATTGAAGCCGTTGTATCCAATTACTTAGGTTTGTACCAGCAATATTGGACCGAGCTTCCTTCACACGCTGCCAAATCAGAATACAAACAACGGATGCTGAAAGCCTATCCGTTTCATCCGGAGTTGATTGATATTTTCAGGGTACGATGGGCAAGCCACCATGATTTTCAGCGTACCAGAGGGGTGCTGCGCCTTTTGGCCTCCATTGTCAGCGATTTATGGCAACGCCAGCATTCGTTAGCGGGTGCCAACCGACTTATCCATTCAGGCGTAGTCAACTTTGCCACCTTGGATTCCATGAGTGGACAACTCAAAAAGCTCTACGGAAACGGGTACGATGCCGTAATCACGGCCGATGTAGCCGGTGCCGCTTCCAATGCATTTAAAATAGACAGTACCAAGCGGGAGTACGGTCAATGGGATTTAACACAATCTATTTCGTCGGTCATATTGATGTCCTCTTTTGGCAGCGATGGAGCCAATAAAGGTGTTTCGGTGGCCGAGCTGAAACTGCATTTATTGAACCCTGATGGATTCAATCATAACAATATCAACGGAGCTTTAAACGAATTGGAAGGCGTAGCCCATTATTTATACTATGCCCAAACCGGCGGTGCAGGTAAGCGGTATTGGTTCCACACCAAACCCAACATTAACATTCTGATCAATCAAGCCAAGGGAGATATAAAGGACCACGATGTAACGGCTGAAATCCTGAAACGTATCGACGATAAAAGGAAGAATGTCCAGTTTTTCAATGTGCTGGTCAATCCGCCTGAGGACATACCTGAACAAACCAGACCAACGCTGATTATTTTGGGGCCTCACCACGTAGCAAATCCAACCCAAGTCAATGGTCAAACCAAACCATTGATTGAGCGAATTGCGACTAAAAAAGGTAACAGCGAGCGGATTTACCGAAATACGATGCTGTTTTTGTTGTGCTCAGAAGCGGGAATCGGCAAATTGCATTCCTGTGTCAGGGAATATTTAGCGTGTCAAAAAATAAACCAGGAATACCAAAACCAGCTGGAACGCGACCAAAAAGATGACCTCCGAAGACGAATGGAAGAGGCGTCCAAACAAACTGAAACGGCATTGGTAGTGGCGTATTCGATTGTGGTGAAATACGCAGTGAAGAGCGGCATTGATAAAATTGTCATTAAGCAATTCAAAGAAAGCCTTGACAGTCAAATCAATCAAACGATCATTGCTGAATTAAAAGAGCAGGAATGGCTTTTGGAATCGGTCGGGTTAGGAACCCTGCGAACGAATCAATTACTGCCAACGCCGGACCATGCGGTTAAAGTCAAAGACATTTATGAAGCCTTCATTCGATTTGACGACAAGCCCATGGTTACGGGTAAAGATGCGGTATCAAGAAGTATTCAGAAATACTGTACTAACGGAGAATACTGCATAGCTACGGGCGATGGGTCCAGTTTTACCCGATACTTTTTTCAGGAAAGTATTCCGTTTTTTGATGTCGATGATGTTACCTATTGGTTAGTTGATAAGAGTCTAAAGCCACAGCCACAAGCTCCGGTGCCTGTCAGCATCCCTGATTCAGGGAATGTTACAACGCCTATATCCATTGTCAATGAGCCTTTTGTTTCTCCTCAGGCAGTTGGGGACCCGGACATTGTAAAACAGCTCAAATCAATCATCATTTCCGGCAAAGTTCCGCTGGAGCGCTATACTGAGTTGTTTAATTACTTCATCACTCCGTTTGCAATGAATGGCAACAGGATTGAAATAGAAGTAAAATTCAAAATCAAATCCTCTGAGAGTAACCCCATTGACGAAAGTAAGCCTCAGTACAAATCGGCTAAAGAAGCGGCAAAGCAGTTGGGGTTGAATTTTGAGGAGGAGTGA
- a CDS encoding transposase, with amino-acid sequence MFRTILQNKDKNASKSRASDFILERGHRYLHPLQLRLDALIDTRLVSTFYDLFMAILVFRHNRMGLLLSELGGYICGLSHAPAGTKRISNLLRCKKWSSTLIDDFFFERSRERIKSLQSNGQRPLLLWDESKIEKSESWFLEGLCSVESSKGKRLTKIRKGFYKPPTQRICVPGFHWTATLLSALGQTPSVCQMSWWTSRGKYQEVGTNIIFRMLKKLHKTIGSSVLHVLDRGYANAWTIEWMNEFKQDFLVRWKKTHLLCHSEKGTKQTHLLARSFKAVGRKMLRDNQRKISKYVTIAYTQVTHADFKDKSLWLIIVRDKKSLQPPMYLLTSIAITNTRLAWEMCHSYMHRWNIEQTFRCSKAELGMESPRLWFWENRLKLLAIVALVYDFLLMLLRNWSHWIPLFLRHWCHRTGNRYRNASIPIYRLRLAISHVLYTACCACQTSG; translated from the coding sequence ATGTTCAGAACAATACTGCAAAACAAGGATAAAAACGCTTCAAAGTCAAGAGCTTCAGACTTCATTTTAGAACGGGGGCATCGGTATCTTCACCCACTTCAACTTCGCTTAGATGCCCTGATTGATACTCGTTTGGTGAGTACATTCTATGACTTATTTATGGCGATATTGGTGTTTCGTCACAACAGGATGGGGCTGTTATTGAGCGAGTTAGGCGGGTATATTTGTGGATTATCGCACGCCCCGGCGGGTACGAAGCGTATCAGCAATTTACTTCGATGTAAAAAATGGTCTTCCACATTGATTGATGACTTTTTCTTTGAACGTAGCCGTGAGCGAATTAAGTCCTTACAATCCAATGGTCAACGTCCTTTACTGCTGTGGGATGAGAGTAAGATTGAAAAGAGTGAATCATGGTTTTTGGAAGGCTTATGCAGTGTGGAAAGCAGTAAAGGCAAAAGATTGACCAAAATAAGAAAAGGCTTTTATAAGCCACCTACTCAACGCATTTGTGTGCCCGGCTTTCATTGGACAGCTACCCTTTTGTCAGCTTTGGGACAAACTCCAAGTGTATGTCAGATGAGTTGGTGGACATCAAGGGGTAAATATCAGGAAGTAGGGACCAACATTATCTTTCGGATGCTCAAAAAGCTCCATAAAACCATTGGAAGCAGCGTTCTGCATGTGTTAGACCGAGGTTATGCCAATGCCTGGACGATTGAATGGATGAATGAGTTTAAACAGGACTTTTTAGTTCGTTGGAAGAAAACACATCTATTATGCCATTCTGAAAAAGGAACCAAACAGACTCATTTATTAGCTCGCTCTTTCAAAGCAGTGGGGCGTAAAATGCTTCGTGATAACCAACGCAAAATCAGTAAGTATGTCACGATCGCTTACACACAGGTCACTCACGCTGATTTCAAAGATAAATCCCTATGGCTCATTATCGTACGTGACAAAAAAAGTTTACAGCCCCCTATGTATCTGCTAACCTCCATTGCCATTACCAATACTCGATTGGCTTGGGAGATGTGTCATTCTTATATGCATCGCTGGAATATAGAGCAAACCTTTAGATGTAGTAAAGCCGAATTGGGTATGGAGTCACCCAGGCTTTGGTTCTGGGAAAATAGACTCAAATTACTTGCTATTGTAGCATTAGTCTATGATTTTCTGCTGATGTTATTGAGAAATTGGAGCCATTGGATTCCGCTTTTTCTCAGACATTGGTGCCATAGAACAGGAAATCGGTACCGAAACGCTTCGATACCGATTTACAGATTAAGACTCGCCATCTCCCACGTGCTTTACACTGCTTGTTGCGCTTGCCAAACTTCGGGATGA